Proteins encoded within one genomic window of Hahella chejuensis KCTC 2396:
- the aspA gene encoding aspartate ammonia-lyase: protein MTEVRIEHDLLGDEPVPRDAYYGIQTQRAKQNFNITGVPISHFPELINSLAMVKMAAARANRETGQLSDAKADVIEAACRDIINGGYHDQFIVDLIQGGAGTSTNMNANEVIANRALEIMGHVKGEYEFLHPNNDVNMSQSTNDAYPTAARLAIIFASEPLSTALSDLIKALEEKSREFADVIKMGRTQLQDAVPMTLGQEFGAYAVTLREDIDRISYAAGLLQEVNLGGTAIGTGLNAHPDYPDLAIDALADISGKPMQLAHCLVEATSDMGAFILFSGVLKRLAVKLSKVSNDLRLLSSGPRAGFNEINLPPMQPGSSIMPGKVNPVIPEAMNQTAFQVIGNDLAITMAAEAGQLQLNAMEPLIIYNLLSGMRMLGEAIKMLETKCVAGITANKEHCENTVKNSIGIITALNPFIGYQNATRIAKKALHTGRGVVELVLEEGLLTAAQLDDLLQPSKMLSTRRIKPRG from the coding sequence ATGACCGAGGTTCGAATCGAACACGACTTACTGGGTGATGAGCCCGTTCCCCGGGACGCGTATTACGGAATTCAAACCCAACGCGCCAAGCAGAATTTCAATATCACCGGCGTTCCCATCAGCCACTTCCCCGAACTGATCAACTCCCTGGCCATGGTGAAAATGGCGGCGGCCCGCGCCAACCGGGAAACCGGTCAGCTCAGCGACGCCAAAGCGGACGTCATCGAAGCCGCCTGCCGCGATATTATCAACGGCGGCTATCACGACCAGTTTATTGTCGACCTCATTCAGGGTGGCGCAGGCACCTCCACCAATATGAACGCCAATGAGGTGATCGCCAACCGCGCGCTGGAGATCATGGGACATGTTAAGGGCGAGTATGAATTCCTGCACCCTAACAACGACGTTAACATGTCCCAGTCCACTAATGACGCCTATCCTACCGCTGCGCGACTCGCCATTATTTTCGCCTCCGAGCCGCTAAGCACGGCGCTGTCTGATCTGATCAAGGCCCTGGAAGAGAAGTCCCGCGAGTTCGCCGACGTGATCAAGATGGGGCGCACGCAGTTACAGGACGCAGTTCCCATGACCCTGGGTCAGGAGTTCGGCGCTTACGCCGTGACATTACGGGAAGATATCGACCGCATCAGCTACGCAGCCGGCCTGCTGCAAGAAGTGAACCTGGGCGGAACCGCCATCGGCACCGGTCTGAACGCCCATCCGGATTACCCGGACCTGGCGATTGACGCACTCGCCGACATCTCCGGCAAGCCCATGCAACTGGCGCACTGTCTGGTTGAAGCGACCTCTGATATGGGCGCTTTCATTCTGTTTTCCGGCGTACTCAAGCGTCTGGCGGTGAAGCTATCGAAAGTCAGCAACGACTTGCGTCTGCTATCAAGCGGTCCTCGCGCCGGTTTCAATGAGATCAATCTACCGCCCATGCAGCCCGGCTCCTCCATCATGCCCGGCAAAGTGAATCCGGTTATTCCTGAAGCCATGAACCAAACCGCGTTTCAGGTCATCGGCAACGACCTCGCCATCACCATGGCGGCGGAAGCGGGACAGTTGCAGTTGAACGCCATGGAGCCGTTGATCATTTACAACCTGCTCAGTGGTATGCGCATGCTGGGCGAAGCCATTAAAATGCTGGAAACCAAGTGCGTCGCCGGCATTACCGCCAACAAAGAGCACTGTGAAAACACCGTTAAGAACAGCATCGGCATCATCACCGCGCTGAACCCTTTTATCGGTTATCAAAACGCCACGCGCATCGCCAAGAAAGCGCTGCATACCGGACGCGGCGTTGTGGAGCTGGTGCTGGAGGAAGGTTTGTTGACCGCCGCGCAACTGGATGACTTATTGCAGCCGTCCAAGATGCTTTCCACGCGTAGAATCAAGCCGCGCGGGTAA
- a CDS encoding response regulator transcription factor yields the protein MRLLVIEDAEILRQSLVIGLGDAGYVVDAAADGEEGLWLASEQGYDLIILDIMLPHMNGFELLDRLRTLGADSLVLMLTARDEVEDRVLGLRSGADDYLVKPFDFDELLARIEALLRRRAGCASNLLEIGELTINLHSKQVSVSGVPVSLPPREYALLECLALNRHRVVSRQEIEHKIYDDKIEPMSNVVDSAISSLRKMIDHKDRPSFILTRRGHGYQIRQS from the coding sequence ATGCGTTTATTAGTCATTGAGGACGCCGAGATTTTACGCCAGAGCTTGGTCATCGGACTGGGCGACGCCGGTTATGTGGTTGACGCCGCCGCAGACGGCGAGGAAGGTTTATGGCTCGCCAGTGAGCAAGGCTACGACCTGATTATTCTCGACATCATGCTTCCACACATGAACGGATTCGAATTACTGGACCGACTGCGCACCCTCGGCGCGGATAGTCTGGTGTTGATGCTGACCGCCCGGGACGAGGTTGAAGATCGCGTATTAGGCCTGCGCAGCGGCGCCGACGACTACCTGGTGAAACCTTTTGATTTCGATGAATTGTTGGCGCGAATTGAGGCTCTGCTGCGTCGCCGCGCCGGTTGCGCAAGCAATCTGTTGGAAATCGGTGAATTGACCATCAACTTACACAGCAAACAAGTCAGCGTCAGTGGCGTCCCAGTCTCCCTCCCGCCCCGCGAGTACGCTCTGTTGGAGTGCCTGGCGTTGAACCGTCACCGCGTGGTGTCACGACAGGAAATCGAGCACAAAATCTATGACGACAAAATCGAACCAATGAGCAATGTCGTGGATTCCGCCATTTCCAGTCTGCGAAAAATGATTGATCACAAGGATCGTCCTTCGTTTATTCTTACCCGCCGGGGACATGGCTATCAGATACGCCAGTCATAA
- a CDS encoding SIS domain-containing protein, which yields MIEHIKGSLLEAQRALDNFIANAEALRSVEAAAETLIRTYESKGRVYSCGNGGSMCDAMHFAEELTGRYRKNRSGLGAIAISDPSHMSCVANDFGYDYVFSRYIESHGREGDSLIAISTSGKSPTILNAAKAAREMGVSVIALTGKAGSPLESLADVCICAPGGSYADRVQELHIKVLHILIELVERRFFPENYERA from the coding sequence GTGATCGAACATATCAAAGGCAGTCTGCTTGAAGCACAGCGGGCTCTGGATAACTTTATCGCCAACGCGGAGGCTTTGCGTAGCGTGGAGGCGGCGGCCGAGACGTTGATTCGGACTTATGAAAGCAAGGGAAGGGTATATTCCTGCGGCAACGGCGGCTCCATGTGCGACGCCATGCACTTTGCAGAGGAACTGACCGGGCGTTACCGGAAAAATCGCTCAGGGTTGGGAGCGATCGCTATCAGCGACCCAAGCCATATGAGTTGCGTCGCTAATGATTTTGGCTATGACTATGTTTTCTCAAGATATATCGAAAGTCATGGCCGCGAAGGCGATAGCCTCATCGCCATCAGCACCAGCGGCAAGAGTCCAACCATACTCAATGCGGCGAAAGCGGCGAGAGAAATGGGCGTCAGCGTCATCGCCCTGACGGGGAAAGCAGGCTCGCCACTGGAGAGTCTGGCGGACGTATGCATTTGCGCTCCCGGCGGTTCATACGCAGACCGGGTGCAGGAACTGCACATCAAAGTGCTGCATATTCTGATTGAGTTGGTGGAGCGTCGTTTTTTTCCTGAGAACTACGAGCGGGCTTGA
- a CDS encoding M64 family metallopeptidase, whose product MKALAKLFIPVFLLCSSAFATAESVTELHIQLDRTQVNAANPSDLSAGVNASVKDKIAKQAKFYQDDEIVSDDQLMVIGKDAQGREVYRQAVDNPLIMHAETFDPESGQIEIAEEIVKSTGTLRLDVPNRLDIRTLELNSIKKQRSGYQFNLLQRIKLGKKQTAASVSLEAQADNGVYSVFKTGDSENRADLVLLSEGYTNGDLSKFEEDVRKIVEGYFGEDIYKEYKNHFNVWRVEVPSNQSGAGNGSPIDTKFGAHFNCYNIERLLCVDEGKVLNYLKSVMPANAMDKVLVVVNTEKYGGAGGQVATMSLAPQAIDLALHELGHSFAKLADEYDYGTCQVHEPDNANATANSSGAKWRHWMDVDSNVGVFEGAMYCTRGMYRPTQNSMMKELGQPFYAVNESEIVRRIYGRVNVIDAANPAQTDISMGQGESRDFSITPVDTASHTVKTLWYLNDQQVGEGAEFTFNSSKYQEGVYKLKAVAADKTSRVIKDPNKLLIAENTWTITLGDSDSGCKEAPSTPTGLASANIGATSFSFTWSAVSGAESYHTEIWNESASKWEALEDTSETTLSVNGLEQGSTQWVRVSAKNACGTSTPSEYLAVELTDSQDCTQPPGVPGAFAASDVTDGRFTLSWSAADGAASYAVQKWTGWEWRDHKETDATSMEVTASRLGATEYYRVYAKNQCGSGQATNWIKVVIPQSKDCTNPPAKPAGLQSSYVYSTQFRLTWPKVTGATQYEVQTWDGYARSWKPYQSTQGNYVDFYQLQKGYVYYPRVVAKNACGASTPSNYLTVRLPR is encoded by the coding sequence ATGAAGGCGCTTGCGAAGTTATTCATACCTGTCTTTTTGCTGTGCTCATCCGCCTTCGCCACAGCAGAATCAGTGACCGAGCTGCATATCCAGTTGGATCGCACTCAAGTTAACGCCGCCAATCCCAGCGACCTTTCCGCTGGCGTCAACGCCAGCGTGAAAGACAAAATCGCCAAACAGGCCAAATTTTATCAGGACGATGAAATCGTTTCCGACGACCAACTGATGGTCATAGGTAAAGACGCCCAGGGGCGAGAAGTCTACCGACAAGCGGTCGACAACCCGTTGATCATGCACGCGGAAACTTTCGATCCCGAAAGCGGCCAGATAGAAATTGCGGAAGAGATTGTCAAAAGCACCGGGACGCTGCGTCTTGACGTTCCCAACCGTCTGGATATCCGCACTTTAGAATTGAACTCCATTAAAAAACAGCGCTCAGGCTATCAGTTCAACTTATTGCAGCGCATCAAGCTGGGAAAGAAACAGACAGCAGCGTCAGTGAGCCTGGAGGCCCAGGCGGATAACGGGGTTTACAGCGTATTCAAGACCGGCGATTCGGAAAACCGGGCCGATCTGGTATTACTCTCAGAAGGCTACACCAACGGCGACCTCAGCAAGTTTGAAGAAGATGTTCGTAAAATCGTAGAAGGCTACTTCGGCGAGGATATCTATAAAGAATACAAAAACCATTTCAACGTATGGCGTGTAGAAGTACCGAGCAACCAAAGCGGCGCAGGCAACGGCAGCCCCATCGACACCAAATTCGGCGCCCACTTTAACTGCTATAACATTGAACGCCTGCTTTGCGTCGACGAAGGCAAGGTGCTCAATTACCTGAAATCCGTCATGCCGGCTAACGCCATGGATAAAGTCCTGGTCGTGGTCAACACCGAAAAATACGGCGGCGCGGGCGGTCAGGTAGCCACCATGTCCCTGGCGCCGCAAGCCATCGATCTGGCGCTGCATGAGCTGGGCCACAGCTTCGCCAAACTGGCTGACGAATATGACTACGGCACATGCCAGGTGCACGAACCTGACAACGCCAACGCCACCGCCAATTCCAGCGGCGCCAAATGGCGGCATTGGATGGACGTGGACTCCAACGTCGGCGTATTTGAGGGAGCGATGTACTGTACCCGCGGCATGTACCGCCCCACGCAGAACTCGATGATGAAAGAGCTGGGTCAGCCTTTCTACGCCGTCAATGAAAGCGAAATCGTGCGCCGTATTTATGGACGCGTTAATGTCATCGATGCAGCGAATCCCGCACAGACCGACATTTCCATGGGACAAGGCGAGTCCAGAGACTTTTCCATTACGCCAGTGGATACCGCTTCTCATACCGTAAAGACGCTGTGGTATCTGAATGACCAGCAAGTAGGCGAAGGCGCGGAATTCACCTTTAACAGCAGCAAGTATCAGGAAGGCGTCTATAAGCTGAAGGCCGTTGCCGCGGACAAGACTTCCCGCGTCATCAAAGATCCCAACAAGCTGCTGATCGCAGAGAATACCTGGACAATCACACTGGGCGACTCTGATTCCGGCTGCAAAGAAGCGCCGTCTACGCCAACCGGTCTGGCTTCTGCGAATATCGGCGCAACGTCATTCAGCTTCACTTGGAGCGCCGTCTCTGGGGCGGAAAGCTATCACACTGAAATCTGGAATGAATCCGCTTCCAAATGGGAAGCTCTGGAAGACACCTCCGAGACGACTTTGTCCGTCAACGGGCTGGAACAAGGCAGCACTCAATGGGTCAGAGTATCCGCCAAGAACGCCTGCGGAACATCCACGCCTTCCGAATACCTTGCTGTGGAGTTGACTGACAGCCAGGACTGCACGCAGCCCCCAGGCGTCCCGGGCGCATTCGCCGCATCTGATGTAACCGATGGCCGCTTTACTCTGAGCTGGAGCGCAGCGGACGGCGCCGCCTCCTATGCGGTGCAGAAATGGACCGGATGGGAGTGGCGCGACCATAAGGAAACCGATGCGACCTCCATGGAAGTCACTGCGAGCCGTTTGGGCGCAACCGAGTACTATCGCGTTTACGCCAAGAATCAGTGCGGCTCCGGGCAGGCGACTAACTGGATCAAAGTGGTCATCCCCCAGAGCAAAGATTGTACGAATCCACCCGCCAAGCCAGCTGGTTTGCAGTCTTCCTACGTCTACTCCACCCAGTTCAGGTTGACCTGGCCAAAAGTAACCGGCGCCACGCAATATGAAGTGCAAACCTGGGACGGCTACGCCAGATCCTGGAAGCCCTATCAAAGCACCCAGGGCAACTATGTGGACTTCTATCAACTGCAAAAAGGTTATGTCTACTATCCAAGGGTCGTGGCGAAAAACGCTTGCGGCGCAAGCACGCCTTCCAACTACCTGACAGTCAGACTGCCACGCTGA
- a CDS encoding tRNA(Met) cytidine acetyltransferase TmcA, which translates to MATAAPKTDPTGPQPPMLYSVMSQEESWRDALTSALARAHAVNFRAPVLIQGEAPEIDAVIWPILEHFTPNQRIVWAGSPSSTPPTLPAQLETLEAARFQTRLGQEMDCLVFDARCGFHADAFAALTGTVRGGGAVLLLTPPAPRWPSFDDPDYQRILAYPLTHQDVDGHYLRHLQGRLDNARGWLRVSFGANAKPVIRETHTGPDIQSNTCRGAVHQSTVITALRTLSAGQQDALVISADRGRGKSAALGVAAAHRIAEQAETILVTAPSFAAAANLFKHAEMTATELGLDQERLKQRLLFIAPDDLLQRLPTAEMLLVDEAAAIPTPILASLLEHYPTVVFATTIHGYEGTGQGFPLRVFPLLDKRRPGWRHMTMSQPMRWSQGDPLEAFINDALLLNQYQPAPLPTTWNENELRFERLDGESLLCSPQRLSEIFQLLTLAHYRTTPDDLRTLLDSPGLDVFASTVQGRVLGAVLLSHERPFTEPPLIDAIWLGARRPRGHLLQQLFAQQMGVRKALQRPMARVIRIAVHPERQGRGVGLWMLQALKKILIQTDCCLIGASFGASDSLLQFWEQAGYRLLRLGGKRDHVAGAYAACVATSLNSEGEALISQAHDRFVRRSAFDSRHIFAHEPWILSQLPISAQNALQAQEIELLQLFVEGGRPYENVEDLLQILSAYAELTHLGEKAARLWRAKVQQQQDWSEVARLTGLSGRKQIIAQLRECARVLLASLETAGTPAG; encoded by the coding sequence ATGGCGACCGCAGCCCCAAAGACTGATCCGACGGGACCACAACCGCCCATGCTGTATTCTGTCATGTCTCAAGAAGAGAGTTGGCGCGACGCTCTGACGTCTGCTTTAGCCCGCGCCCACGCCGTCAATTTCAGAGCGCCAGTTTTGATTCAGGGAGAAGCGCCTGAAATCGACGCCGTGATCTGGCCCATACTTGAGCATTTTACGCCAAACCAACGGATTGTCTGGGCAGGCTCTCCCTCCTCGACGCCTCCGACGTTGCCAGCGCAACTGGAAACGTTAGAGGCGGCCCGCTTTCAAACCAGACTTGGACAGGAAATGGATTGCCTAGTCTTCGACGCGCGCTGCGGATTTCATGCAGACGCATTCGCAGCCCTAACCGGAACGGTGCGCGGCGGCGGCGCAGTGCTTTTATTGACCCCGCCGGCGCCGCGGTGGCCATCGTTCGATGACCCGGATTACCAGAGAATATTGGCGTATCCGCTCACCCACCAGGATGTGGATGGTCACTATCTGCGTCACTTGCAAGGCCGGCTGGATAACGCAAGAGGGTGGCTGCGAGTCTCGTTTGGCGCCAATGCAAAACCAGTTATCCGTGAAACCCACACGGGCCCCGACATTCAATCCAACACATGTCGGGGCGCGGTTCATCAGTCCACGGTAATCACAGCACTGCGCACACTGAGCGCGGGCCAGCAGGATGCATTGGTCATTAGCGCCGACCGCGGCCGGGGCAAATCCGCCGCCTTGGGCGTCGCAGCGGCGCACCGAATCGCAGAGCAGGCGGAAACTATTCTGGTGACGGCGCCATCCTTCGCCGCAGCGGCTAATCTGTTCAAGCATGCGGAAATGACTGCGACCGAGCTGGGCCTGGATCAGGAACGACTCAAACAGCGATTGCTATTCATCGCCCCCGACGATTTATTACAACGCCTTCCCACCGCAGAGATGTTGTTGGTCGATGAGGCGGCCGCGATCCCAACTCCGATTCTGGCGTCATTGCTGGAACATTACCCGACCGTTGTCTTCGCCACTACCATTCACGGCTACGAAGGCACCGGCCAAGGCTTTCCCCTGCGCGTCTTTCCCTTGCTGGACAAACGCCGTCCCGGCTGGCGGCATATGACGATGTCGCAACCGATGCGCTGGTCGCAAGGCGATCCGCTGGAAGCCTTTATCAATGACGCCCTGCTACTTAATCAATACCAACCCGCGCCGCTACCAACTACCTGGAATGAGAATGAACTGCGTTTCGAAAGACTTGATGGCGAGTCTCTGCTGTGTTCGCCGCAGCGACTATCGGAAATATTCCAGCTGCTGACCCTGGCCCACTATCGCACCACCCCGGACGATTTAAGAACCCTTCTGGACAGTCCGGGGCTGGACGTATTTGCGTCAACCGTGCAAGGTCGAGTCCTGGGCGCTGTGCTACTGTCCCATGAGCGCCCCTTTACTGAGCCGCCGCTCATCGACGCCATCTGGCTCGGCGCCCGGCGTCCTCGGGGTCATTTGTTGCAGCAACTGTTCGCCCAGCAGATGGGCGTCAGAAAGGCATTACAGCGTCCGATGGCCCGCGTCATTCGTATCGCCGTACATCCAGAACGTCAGGGACGCGGCGTCGGCTTATGGATGTTGCAGGCATTGAAGAAAATCTTAATCCAAACAGACTGTTGTCTGATCGGCGCCAGTTTTGGCGCCTCCGACTCCCTGCTGCAGTTCTGGGAGCAGGCAGGATATCGCCTGTTGCGCCTGGGCGGCAAACGCGACCATGTCGCCGGCGCCTACGCCGCTTGTGTGGCGACTTCTCTCAATTCCGAGGGGGAAGCGCTGATATCGCAGGCGCACGACCGTTTTGTGCGTCGCAGCGCCTTCGACAGTCGCCATATTTTCGCGCACGAACCGTGGATATTATCCCAGCTCCCAATCTCTGCGCAGAATGCCTTGCAAGCCCAGGAAATAGAACTATTGCAGCTATTTGTCGAAGGAGGCCGGCCATATGAGAATGTCGAGGATCTCCTGCAGATATTAAGTGCGTACGCAGAGTTGACTCATCTGGGAGAGAAAGCCGCCAGGCTCTGGCGCGCCAAAGTACAGCAACAGCAAGACTGGAGCGAAGTCGCCCGCCTGACGGGCCTGAGCGGCAGAAAACAAATCATCGCCCAATTGAGAGAGTGCGCGCGGGTGCTGTTAGCATCGCTCGAAACCGCTGGAACCCCCGCAGGATAA
- the mtnC gene encoding acireductone synthase — translation MAEFNGIRAIVTDIEGTTSSISFVHEVLFPYAAKHMDAFIRENFSAPAVAEQLDEVARLGGVDRKSPDALIKQLLDWIAEDKKITPLKALQGMIWRSGYDEGAYKGHVYPEVAERLRHWRELGIRLFVYSSGSVAAQKQIFGFSEAGDLTPLFSGYFDTRVGGKRDADSYRAIVREVSEPASSVLFLSDVPAELSAAAEAELQVCQLVRGAGIERQETYPAVASFADLLIKPA, via the coding sequence ATGGCGGAATTTAACGGAATCAGAGCCATCGTCACCGATATTGAAGGCACCACCAGCAGCATCAGTTTTGTGCATGAGGTGTTGTTTCCCTATGCGGCCAAGCATATGGACGCTTTTATCCGGGAAAACTTTTCCGCGCCTGCCGTCGCTGAGCAATTGGATGAAGTCGCTCGCCTGGGCGGCGTTGACCGCAAAAGTCCGGATGCGTTGATCAAGCAGTTGCTGGACTGGATTGCGGAAGACAAAAAAATCACTCCGTTGAAGGCGCTGCAGGGCATGATCTGGCGCTCCGGTTATGACGAGGGCGCCTACAAGGGGCATGTCTACCCGGAAGTGGCCGAGCGTCTGCGTCATTGGCGCGAGCTAGGCATTCGCTTGTTTGTGTATTCGTCCGGCTCAGTTGCGGCGCAGAAGCAGATTTTCGGTTTTTCCGAAGCGGGAGATCTGACGCCGTTATTTAGCGGCTATTTCGATACGCGCGTCGGCGGCAAACGAGACGCCGACTCCTATCGGGCGATTGTGCGCGAGGTGTCGGAGCCAGCGTCCAGCGTCTTGTTCCTCTCCGATGTGCCGGCTGAACTCAGCGCTGCGGCGGAAGCCGAATTGCAGGTATGTCAGTTGGTGAGAGGCGCAGGCATCGAGCGTCAGGAAACTTATCCGGCGGTCGCCAGCTTTGCTGATCTGTTGATTAAGCCTGCCTGA
- a CDS encoding 1,2-dihydroxy-3-keto-5-methylthiopentene dioxygenase: protein MSSLRIYNDNDFSQPLVFTEDGAEISRQLNEAGIRFERWSTRELDEGATPDSILAAYQEEVEKLKAENGFTTADVVSLTPAHPQKDEFRKKFLDEHRHSEDEVRFFVRGQGLFYLHLEDKVYVVLCRKNDLISVPNGTKHWFDMGPEPEFTCVRLFTNPEGWVAQFTGDEIASKAPRFEQLIEEA, encoded by the coding sequence ATGAGTAGCCTGCGTATTTACAACGATAACGACTTTTCGCAACCCCTGGTGTTTACTGAAGATGGCGCGGAAATTTCCCGCCAGCTGAACGAAGCGGGCATACGCTTTGAGCGTTGGTCCACCCGTGAGCTGGATGAGGGCGCTACGCCGGATTCAATCCTGGCGGCTTATCAGGAGGAAGTGGAAAAACTGAAGGCGGAAAACGGCTTCACCACGGCGGATGTGGTCAGCCTGACCCCTGCTCACCCGCAGAAAGATGAATTCCGTAAGAAATTCCTGGATGAACATCGTCACAGTGAAGACGAAGTGCGCTTTTTCGTGCGCGGCCAGGGCCTGTTTTATCTGCACTTGGAAGACAAGGTGTATGTCGTGTTGTGCCGTAAAAACGACCTGATCAGTGTTCCTAACGGAACTAAGCATTGGTTTGATATGGGGCCTGAGCCGGAGTTTACCTGCGTGCGTTTGTTCACTAATCCTGAAGGTTGGGTGGCGCAGTTTACGGGCGACGAAATTGCATCGAAAGCGCCTCGTTTTGAACAATTGATTGAGGAGGCGTAA
- a CDS encoding methylthioribulose 1-phosphate dehydratase, producing MQTRRLRVVYVSSAAALHIDERKADETLEMQGGGAYNTGQLFQGGHTVFDLHKFSLRAQEIIEAGGFLYGAGWSPATSSNYSARIDDANIAITVSGKHKGRLQAQDIMVVDLQGRAVASQMKSSAETLLHTVIYDLKPNVGAVLHTHSVTATVLSRALRPNTEIVFEDYELQKAFRGVYTHEGRCVVPIFDNTQDIEALSALSVEYLKEHSDCPGYLIRGHGMYTWGETMAECLRHVEAMEFLLACELEMMRIKS from the coding sequence ATGCAAACACGTCGACTTCGTGTTGTCTATGTTAGCAGCGCGGCGGCGCTTCATATAGATGAGCGGAAAGCCGATGAAACCTTAGAAATGCAGGGCGGAGGCGCTTATAATACCGGCCAATTATTTCAGGGGGGACACACTGTGTTTGATTTGCATAAATTTTCCCTGCGCGCGCAGGAAATCATCGAAGCCGGCGGATTTTTGTACGGCGCCGGCTGGTCTCCCGCCACCAGCAGCAATTACTCCGCACGCATCGACGACGCGAATATAGCCATTACGGTTTCCGGTAAGCACAAAGGGCGTCTGCAGGCGCAGGACATCATGGTGGTGGACCTGCAGGGACGGGCGGTGGCCAGTCAGATGAAATCCTCGGCGGAAACCTTGCTGCACACCGTTATCTACGACCTGAAACCCAATGTCGGCGCTGTCCTGCATACTCACTCCGTGACCGCCACGGTGCTTTCCCGCGCATTGCGTCCCAATACGGAGATCGTATTTGAAGATTACGAACTCCAAAAAGCCTTCCGTGGCGTATATACCCACGAAGGGCGCTGCGTTGTTCCCATATTTGATAACACTCAGGATATTGAAGCGTTGTCCGCATTATCGGTGGAGTATCTGAAAGAGCACTCAGATTGTCCCGGTTACCTGATTCGCGGCCACGGTATGTATACCTGGGGAGAAACCATGGCGGAATGTTTGCGTCATGTGGAAGCTATGGAATTCCTGCTAGCCTGTGAATTGGAGATGATGAGGATCAAGTCATGA
- a CDS encoding ATP-binding protein, whose translation MKSIRFTTTWLTFLGVSLLGLALCSAAYLVARKILIDNFDRDLQLEFQNVASVARVWPDGDFYIDIDFDVATQYNSGGSRIFQVWSADGKEIVDQSPMLEEENRRLSYPPRPADNKPYFFDLQDKHPARAIFQKVDAQWGWIEEQPDLNAPEHVQGMQVQLLVVRERTSLDQSLSLLRNWMLAIAAILPALTFLIVYLTIGRGLKPLRELATKVSAIRSSGEKLEADLHWPQEITPVAETLNALLKRLDFTLQRERRFTSDAAHELRTPLAELRIATDIALRAQQNQERLLTAVRHANHLSHSMANLVNSMLLLARFQSGSSKPESAPINVAALFDEQRQRIHGLATKRGLAVQAQAPETLVITSDKGLLTTIMANLFTNAVEYAPLESTVALTLSADASGFALETRNTAPDLTQEDLERLFHPFWRKGESRSQRDHYGLGLAIVQEAAACLALKLNVSLNEDKVLTIRIQT comes from the coding sequence ATGAAATCCATTCGTTTCACCACCACTTGGCTTACCTTCTTAGGCGTCAGCCTGCTGGGGCTGGCGCTGTGCTCCGCCGCCTATCTGGTGGCGCGAAAGATTCTCATCGACAACTTCGATCGCGATCTGCAGCTGGAGTTTCAAAATGTCGCCAGCGTCGCCCGAGTCTGGCCGGACGGCGATTTCTACATCGACATCGATTTTGACGTGGCGACCCAATACAACTCCGGCGGCTCACGCATATTTCAGGTGTGGAGCGCAGACGGCAAAGAGATCGTGGACCAATCGCCCATGCTGGAGGAAGAAAACCGCCGTCTCTCCTATCCTCCCCGCCCAGCGGATAACAAACCCTACTTCTTCGATCTACAGGACAAACATCCTGCGCGAGCCATTTTTCAGAAAGTCGATGCGCAATGGGGATGGATCGAAGAACAACCGGACCTGAATGCGCCAGAGCACGTGCAAGGCATGCAAGTGCAACTCCTGGTTGTCCGGGAACGCACCTCTCTCGACCAATCACTCTCTCTGCTGCGTAACTGGATGCTGGCCATCGCCGCCATCCTGCCTGCGCTGACGTTTCTGATTGTCTACCTCACCATAGGCCGCGGATTAAAGCCGTTACGCGAACTCGCCACCAAAGTCAGCGCCATTCGCTCCAGCGGAGAAAAACTGGAAGCCGACCTACATTGGCCGCAAGAGATCACGCCAGTTGCGGAGACCCTCAACGCCTTGCTGAAACGGCTGGATTTTACCCTGCAGCGGGAGCGGCGCTTTACTTCCGACGCCGCTCACGAACTGAGAACGCCGCTGGCGGAGCTGCGCATCGCCACGGATATCGCCCTGCGCGCCCAGCAAAATCAAGAGCGACTGCTGACAGCGGTGCGTCACGCCAATCACCTCTCACATTCTATGGCAAACCTAGTCAATTCAATGCTGCTCTTGGCCCGCTTTCAATCCGGGTCGAGTAAGCCGGAAAGCGCACCCATTAACGTCGCCGCCTTGTTTGATGAGCAGCGCCAGCGCATACACGGGCTTGCCACGAAGCGCGGACTGGCGGTGCAAGCGCAAGCGCCCGAGACGCTTGTCATCACCAGCGACAAAGGCCTGCTCACCACCATCATGGCCAATTTATTTACCAATGCGGTGGAATACGCGCCGCTGGAATCCACTGTCGCCCTGACCCTGTCCGCTGACGCCAGCGGATTCGCCCTGGAAACACGCAACACCGCGCCGGACCTAACACAAGAAGACCTTGAGCGCTTATTCCATCCCTTCTGGCGCAAAGGCGAATCCCGCAGCCAGCGCGACCACTATGGGCTCGGTCTCGCTATCGTGCAGGAAGCCGCCGCCTGTCTTGCTTTGAAATTAAACGTCTCATTAAATGAAGACAAAGTTCTAACCATTCGAATACAGACATAG